In the genome of Neisseria animaloris, one region contains:
- the yidC gene encoding membrane protein insertase YidC, with protein MDFRRLMAFFAIALVILLGWEQLFPSPKPVPAQQQTSPTQQSPAKIQADTSALTPAAPITVTTDTMKAVIDEKSGDLRQLTLLKYNASSDESKDFVLFNDSKNYTYVAQSELFNSDGQNILKNITFQAPQKQYSLNGDKVEVRLSAPETNGLKIDKIYTFNKNSYLIDIRFDVTNQSGAPVKLDAVYRLLRDNSKPDGEGYFNHTYTGPVVYTPAGKFEKVTFEDLDDDYSSGRDQAEYVRKTDSGWLGMIQHYFMSTWILQPKDGQSVCNNGGCQIDLKRRSDNLYSASVRVPMPAIQNGNKLDFPVGLYAGPQTTGTISEIADNLQLAKDYGKVHIFASPLFWLLDKLHGFVGNWGWAIVLLTIIVKAILYPLTNASYRSMAKMRAVAPRLQALKEKYGDDRMAMQQAMMKMYKDEKINPLGGCLPMLLQIPVFIGLYWAIFSSVELRQAPWIGWIHDLSRPDPWFILPVIMAATMFIQTYLNPPPTDPMQAKMMKIMPIIFSVMFFFFPAGLVLYWVVNNILTIFQQWYINRSIEKQRAAGEVVS; from the coding sequence ATGGACTTTAGACGATTAATGGCCTTTTTTGCCATTGCACTGGTTATCCTTCTTGGCTGGGAACAATTATTCCCTTCTCCCAAGCCGGTACCGGCGCAACAACAAACCTCACCAACCCAACAATCTCCGGCAAAAATCCAAGCCGACACATCCGCTTTGACTCCTGCCGCACCCATCACGGTAACCACCGATACGATGAAAGCAGTCATTGATGAAAAAAGTGGCGACCTCCGCCAGCTGACTTTGCTGAAATACAATGCCAGTAGCGATGAAAGCAAAGATTTCGTCTTGTTCAATGACAGCAAGAATTATACTTACGTTGCACAATCCGAGTTGTTCAATTCAGACGGCCAAAACATATTAAAAAACATTACTTTCCAAGCTCCTCAGAAACAGTATTCCCTGAACGGTGATAAAGTGGAAGTACGCCTGAGCGCACCTGAAACCAACGGCCTGAAAATTGATAAAATCTATACTTTCAATAAAAACAGCTATTTGATCGACATCCGTTTCGATGTTACCAACCAAAGCGGCGCTCCTGTAAAACTTGATGCCGTATACCGTCTGCTGCGAGACAACAGTAAGCCCGACGGCGAAGGGTACTTCAACCATACTTACACCGGCCCTGTTGTCTACACTCCTGCCGGCAAATTCGAAAAAGTAACATTCGAAGATTTGGATGATGACTACAGTTCAGGCCGCGACCAAGCAGAGTATGTACGTAAAACCGACTCTGGCTGGCTTGGCATGATTCAGCATTACTTCATGTCTACTTGGATTCTGCAACCTAAAGATGGCCAATCCGTCTGCAACAATGGCGGCTGCCAAATTGACTTGAAACGCCGTAGCGACAATCTTTACTCCGCCAGCGTCCGCGTACCGATGCCTGCGATTCAAAACGGCAACAAACTCGACTTCCCTGTCGGCCTGTATGCCGGTCCGCAAACAACCGGCACCATCAGCGAAATTGCTGACAACCTGCAACTGGCAAAAGACTATGGCAAAGTACATATTTTTGCTTCGCCGCTGTTCTGGCTGCTGGATAAACTCCACGGTTTCGTCGGCAACTGGGGCTGGGCGATTGTTTTACTGACTATCATTGTGAAAGCCATCCTCTACCCGCTAACCAACGCATCTTACCGCTCAATGGCAAAAATGCGTGCCGTAGCACCGAGATTGCAAGCATTGAAAGAGAAATACGGCGACGACCGTATGGCTATGCAGCAAGCCATGATGAAGATGTATAAAGACGAAAAAATCAACCCTCTTGGCGGCTGCTTGCCAATGCTGTTGCAAATTCCAGTATTCATCGGTTTATATTGGGCAATTTTCTCATCTGTAGAATTGCGCCAAGCCCCATGGATTGGTTGGATTCACGACTTGAGCCGACCCGACCCGTGGTTTATTCTGCCCGTTATTATGGCGGCCACCATGTTCATCCAAACTTACCTGAACCCGCCGCCTACCGATCCCATGCAGGCCAAAATGATGAAAATTATGCCGATTATTTTCTCAGTAATGTTTTTCTTCTTTCCTGCTGGCTTGGTATTGTATTGGGTAGTTAACAACATTCTGACTATTTTCCAACAGTGGTATATCAACCGCAGCATTGAGAAGCAACGTGCTGCAGGTGAGGTAGTATCTTAA
- the hpaR gene encoding homoprotocatechuate degradation operon regulator HpaR, whose product MIHQSKHASMNICLIQAREALMTQFRPILNNAGITDQQWRIIRLLAENGTLDFQDLANQACILRPSLTGILTRLEKAEYVVRLKPSNDQRRVYLKLTTEGEKLYRSIGEKVDECYDRIETVLSKEKMLQLQTLLGELSRLEQLLK is encoded by the coding sequence ATGATACATCAATCTAAACATGCATCTATGAACATTTGCCTGATTCAGGCCCGGGAAGCGTTAATGACTCAATTCCGTCCCATTCTCAACAATGCGGGCATTACCGACCAACAATGGCGCATTATCCGGCTACTGGCCGAGAACGGCACACTTGATTTTCAAGATTTAGCCAATCAAGCCTGCATTTTACGGCCCAGCCTCACAGGAATTTTGACACGTTTAGAAAAGGCTGAATACGTGGTACGGCTAAAACCTTCTAATGACCAACGTCGTGTATACTTGAAACTTACAACAGAAGGCGAAAAACTTTACCGATCCATCGGAGAGAAAGTCGACGAGTGCTACGACAGAATTGAAACTGTTTTATCAAAAGAAAAAATGCTGCAACTTCAAACTTTACTTGGCGAATTATCACGTCTCGAGCAGCTTCTCAAATAA
- the hpaC gene encoding 4-hydroxyphenylacetate 3-monooxygenase, reductase component, translating to MASCAAGVHVITTDGEAGRYGITMTAVTSITDEPPTVMLCINRRSAIIPIISANRHLCINVLSAVQRDVAEHFAGITKLSPEERFEYHIWHRGQNGQLQIEGALAHLHGKIIAKHEIGTHDVFYVEIDEIRVHDNPPTPALVYFRRNFNQLI from the coding sequence ATGGCTTCATGCGCGGCAGGTGTTCATGTAATCACTACTGACGGTGAGGCCGGACGATACGGTATTACCATGACGGCAGTTACATCCATTACAGATGAACCACCTACTGTGATGTTGTGTATCAATCGTCGTTCGGCCATTATTCCCATTATTTCTGCTAACCGTCATCTATGCATTAATGTATTGTCCGCCGTACAACGAGATGTGGCTGAACACTTTGCAGGCATTACCAAATTATCCCCCGAAGAGCGTTTTGAATACCATATTTGGCACCGAGGGCAAAACGGACAACTGCAAATAGAAGGTGCTTTAGCACACTTACACGGTAAAATCATCGCAAAACATGAAATAGGTACGCATGATGTGTTTTATGTAGAAATAGATGAAATTCGAGTACATGACAACCCTCCTACGCCTGCTCTTGTCTACTTTCGCCGAAATTTCAATCAGTTGATTTAA
- a CDS encoding ClpXP protease specificity-enhancing factor, producing the protein MNTSTKPYLLRALYEWCLDNNQTPHIVVWVNEHTRVPMQYVRENEIVLNIGQTASHNLTIDNEWINFSARFAGVAHEIWIPVGHVISIFSRESGEGMGFEVEPYQTESEKKGEEPLHFVENKQPVVEEDKRTEHRETNGESKSKKGLKLVK; encoded by the coding sequence ATGAACACTAGTACCAAACCTTATCTGCTCCGTGCTCTATATGAGTGGTGTCTGGATAATAATCAAACACCGCATATCGTAGTGTGGGTTAATGAGCATACTCGTGTTCCCATGCAATATGTACGTGAAAATGAGATTGTTTTGAATATCGGTCAGACGGCAAGCCATAATTTGACCATAGATAACGAATGGATTAATTTTTCAGCGCGTTTTGCAGGGGTTGCTCATGAGATTTGGATCCCCGTTGGGCACGTAATCAGTATCTTCTCCCGTGAGAGTGGCGAAGGCATGGGATTCGAGGTTGAGCCATATCAGACTGAAAGTGAAAAGAAAGGTGAAGAGCCTCTGCATTTTGTAGAAAATAAACAGCCTGTCGTAGAAGAAGATAAACGAACAGAACACCGGGAAACGAATGGTGAATCTAAATCCAAAAAAGGGTTGAAATTGGTTAAATAA
- a CDS encoding glutathione S-transferase N-terminal domain-containing protein, which yields MMTLYSGITCPFSQRCRFVLFEKGMDFEIKDVDIFNKPEDLAIMNPYNQVPVLVERDLILHESNIINEYIDERFPHPQLMPGDPVMRGRGRLVLFRMEKELFSLVQVLENSEATNKEQAKAREAIGQGLTVLAPSFAKNKYILGDEFSMIDVALSPLLWRLDYYDIKLGKSAAPILKYAERIFQREAFIEALTPAEKAMRR from the coding sequence ATGATGACTTTATATTCGGGTATTACTTGCCCGTTTAGCCAACGCTGCCGTTTTGTATTGTTTGAAAAAGGTATGGATTTTGAAATTAAAGATGTTGATATCTTTAATAAGCCTGAAGACCTTGCAATTATGAACCCTTATAACCAAGTGCCGGTACTGGTAGAGAGGGATTTGATTTTGCATGAATCAAATATTATTAATGAATATATTGACGAACGATTTCCTCATCCGCAATTAATGCCGGGAGATCCGGTTATGCGTGGTCGTGGCCGTTTGGTTTTGTTCCGTATGGAAAAAGAATTATTTAGTTTGGTACAGGTTTTAGAAAATTCCGAGGCAACTAATAAGGAGCAAGCCAAGGCACGTGAAGCCATTGGGCAAGGGCTAACTGTGCTGGCACCTTCATTTGCAAAAAATAAATATATCTTAGGTGATGAATTTTCTATGATTGATGTTGCACTCTCTCCATTGTTATGGCGATTGGATTATTACGACATCAAACTGGGTAAATCAGCTGCTCCTATTTTGAAGTATGCAGAACGTATTTTTCAGCGCGAAGCTTTTATTGAGGCTTTAACACCGGCTGAAAAAGCAATGCGCCGTTAA
- a CDS encoding cytochrome c1 — translation MKQTLRNWVAALLLAAPMSVAFAAGGHAHYEKVDIDLGDQVSLQRGAQIFTNYCLSCHSASGMRFNRLQDLGLTEDEIKKNLMFTTDKVGDVMQSAMAPADAKKWFGAEPPDLTLIARSRGADYLYAYMRGFYKDPTRPTGWNNTVFDKVGMPHPLWEQQGVKAVELDAKGQPVMVKDEHGNMVPKLIWESTGLHSRRLPNGKVIEKEYDSYVRDLVNYLVYMGEPAQLERKRTGYIILIFLLAVMLPLAYFLKKEYWKDIH, via the coding sequence ATGAAACAAACACTGAGAAATTGGGTGGCTGCCTTATTATTGGCAGCACCTATGAGCGTAGCGTTTGCCGCGGGCGGGCATGCCCACTATGAGAAAGTTGATATCGACTTAGGCGATCAAGTCAGTTTGCAACGTGGCGCACAGATTTTTACCAACTATTGTTTGTCTTGCCATTCTGCAAGCGGCATGCGTTTTAACCGTTTGCAGGATCTTGGGTTGACTGAAGATGAAATTAAGAAAAATCTGATGTTTACCACCGATAAAGTTGGTGATGTAATGCAGTCGGCTATGGCTCCGGCAGATGCTAAAAAATGGTTCGGAGCAGAACCGCCTGATTTAACTTTAATTGCTCGTTCCCGCGGTGCCGATTATCTGTATGCTTATATGCGCGGTTTTTATAAAGATCCGACTCGTCCTACCGGCTGGAATAACACCGTGTTTGATAAAGTGGGTATGCCGCACCCTTTGTGGGAACAGCAAGGTGTTAAAGCAGTTGAACTGGATGCCAAAGGCCAGCCTGTTATGGTGAAAGACGAGCACGGCAATATGGTTCCGAAATTGATCTGGGAGTCTACCGGATTGCACAGCCGTCGTTTACCAAATGGCAAAGTTATTGAAAAAGAATATGATAGCTATGTCCGTGATTTGGTAAATTATTTGGTTTATATGGGTGAGCCGGCTCAACTGGAGCGTAAACGCACAGGATATATCATTTTGATTTTCCTCTTGGCAGTAATGTTGCCGTTAGCTTATTTCTTGAAAAAAGAATATTGGAAAGACATTCACTAG
- a CDS encoding cytochrome b: protein MANQTNNENKSLLGWVDARFPLSKMMKEHVTEYYAPKNFNFWYFFGSLAMLVLVIQIVSGIFLTMNYKPDGNLNSYHLPAAFTAVEYIMRDVSGGWIIRYMHSTGASMFFVVVYLHMFRGLIYGSFKKPRELVWVFGSLIFLALMAEAFMGYLLPWGQMSFWGAQVIINLFAAIPVIGPDLSTWIRGDFNVSDVTLNRFFALHVIAVPLVLVGLVVAHLIALHEVGSNNPDGVEIKKLKDENGIPLDGIPFHPYYTVKDILGVVVFLIVFCAIMFFAPEGGGYFLEAPNFDPANPLKTPAHIAPVWYFTPFYAILRAIPSFFGTQVWGVIGMGAAVVLIALLPWLDRSPVKSVRYRGPIFKIMLVLFIISFIGLGILGALVATDTRTIVARILSVIYFAFFLGMPFYTKLDKDRPVPERVTMSTGKQKLMFFVYVTITVVGAYLFATNI, encoded by the coding sequence ATGGCAAACCAAACCAATAATGAAAATAAATCATTGTTAGGCTGGGTGGACGCACGTTTCCCTTTGTCTAAAATGATGAAAGAGCACGTAACCGAGTATTACGCGCCCAAAAACTTCAACTTCTGGTATTTCTTCGGCTCGCTGGCCATGCTGGTACTGGTGATTCAAATCGTCAGCGGTATTTTCCTGACCATGAATTACAAGCCCGACGGCAACCTGAACTCATACCACCTGCCCGCCGCTTTTACCGCCGTAGAATACATCATGCGCGACGTATCGGGCGGCTGGATTATCCGCTACATGCACTCCACCGGCGCATCCATGTTCTTCGTCGTGGTCTATCTGCACATGTTCCGCGGCCTGATCTACGGCTCATTCAAAAAACCGCGCGAATTGGTGTGGGTATTCGGCTCATTGATTTTCTTGGCTTTGATGGCCGAAGCATTCATGGGTTATCTGCTGCCTTGGGGTCAAATGTCGTTCTGGGGCGCACAGGTAATTATTAACCTGTTTGCCGCCATTCCCGTTATCGGCCCCGATTTATCCACTTGGATCCGAGGCGACTTCAACGTATCCGACGTTACCTTGAACCGTTTCTTCGCTCTGCACGTTATCGCCGTACCGCTGGTATTGGTCGGCTTGGTGGTTGCCCATCTGATTGCCCTGCACGAAGTAGGCTCCAACAACCCTGACGGCGTAGAAATCAAAAAACTCAAAGACGAAAACGGCATTCCGTTAGACGGTATTCCGTTCCACCCCTACTACACCGTTAAAGATATTCTGGGCGTAGTGGTATTCCTGATCGTATTCTGTGCCATCATGTTCTTCGCTCCCGAAGGCGGCGGTTACTTCTTGGAAGCACCCAACTTCGACCCGGCCAACCCGCTGAAAACGCCTGCACACATTGCACCGGTATGGTATTTCACACCGTTCTACGCCATTTTGCGTGCCATTCCTTCTTTCTTCGGCACACAGGTTTGGGGCGTAATCGGCATGGGTGCCGCCGTTGTATTGATTGCCCTGCTGCCATGGCTTGACCGCTCTCCGGTAAAATCCGTCCGCTACCGCGGCCCGATTTTTAAAATCATGTTGGTACTGTTTATCATTTCCTTCATCGGTTTGGGGATTTTGGGTGCTTTAGTGGCTACCGACACTCGCACGATTGTCGCACGTATCCTGTCTGTCATTTACTTTGCATTCTTCTTAGGTATGCCGTTCTATACTAAACTGGATAAAGACCGTCCGGTTCCTGAGCGTGTAACCATGAGTACCGGCAAACAAAAACTGATGTTTTTTGTTTATGTTACCATTACTGTGGTGGGTGCATATCTGTTTGCAACTAACATTTAA
- the petA gene encoding ubiquinol-cytochrome c reductase iron-sulfur subunit, producing MENQEINQGRRRFLTLATAGAGGVAALGVATPFLASFFPSEKAKAAGAPVEIDVSKIEPGQLVTAEWQGKPIWVLNRTEKQLKDLASLNGAVADPKSEVEQQPEYCKNEMRSIKPNIFVAIGICTHLGCSPTFRPDIAPADLGADWKGGFFCPCHGSKFDLAGRVYKGVPAPTNLIIPPYKYLSDTTILVGDDK from the coding sequence ATGGAAAATCAAGAAATCAATCAAGGCCGCCGCCGCTTTCTAACGTTGGCGACGGCCGGTGCAGGCGGTGTTGCCGCATTAGGCGTGGCAACACCGTTCCTGGCTAGTTTTTTCCCGTCGGAAAAAGCCAAAGCTGCCGGTGCGCCCGTAGAAATAGACGTAAGTAAAATCGAACCCGGCCAGTTGGTTACAGCCGAGTGGCAAGGCAAACCCATTTGGGTGCTCAACCGCACAGAAAAACAGTTGAAAGACTTGGCATCTCTGAACGGGGCAGTTGCAGACCCTAAATCGGAAGTCGAGCAACAGCCTGAATACTGTAAAAACGAAATGCGTTCGATTAAACCCAATATCTTTGTGGCCATCGGTATTTGCACCCATTTGGGTTGCTCGCCGACTTTCCGCCCCGACATCGCCCCCGCTGATTTGGGAGCAGATTGGAAAGGCGGCTTCTTCTGCCCGTGCCACGGTTCCAAATTCGACTTGGCAGGCCGCGTATATAAAGGCGTACCCGCACCTACCAACCTGATTATTCCGCCCTACAAATACCTGAGCGACACCACCATTTTGGTAGGCGACGACAAATAA
- a CDS encoding Nif3-like dinuclear metal center hexameric protein, with the protein MTTRQEILDWCDQTLQTDLFKDYAPNGLQVEGRNDVSKIITAVTASRAAIIYAAEQGADMLLVHHGMFWKSEPVTITGWKKERIATLLGHGINMAGYHLPLDAHPELGNNAQLAERMGWVREKQFGEQNLLNIGRLKTPQTLDELCADLRNRLGRAPTVVGSGERIISRIVWCTGGAQGFFQEAVEASTDAYITGEISEAQFHLANETGTAFIGAGHHATERYGIQALGEALTREFGVETLFFDEQNPA; encoded by the coding sequence ATGACCACACGCCAAGAAATTCTCGATTGGTGCGATCAAACCTTGCAAACCGACCTATTTAAAGACTATGCGCCAAACGGTTTGCAAGTTGAAGGGCGGAACGACGTGAGTAAGATCATCACCGCCGTTACCGCCAGTCGCGCTGCCATCATCTATGCAGCAGAGCAAGGTGCAGACATGCTGCTGGTGCATCACGGCATGTTTTGGAAGAGTGAGCCGGTAACCATCACCGGATGGAAAAAAGAACGCATTGCAACTTTGCTCGGCCACGGCATCAATATGGCAGGCTACCATCTGCCGCTCGATGCCCATCCCGAATTAGGCAACAACGCACAATTGGCTGAAAGAATGGGATGGGTTCGCGAAAAACAATTCGGCGAACAAAATCTTCTGAACATAGGCCGTCTGAAAACCCCGCAAACTTTAGATGAACTGTGTGCAGATTTGCGTAACCGGCTCGGACGGGCTCCCACTGTGGTTGGCAGCGGAGAGCGCATCATCAGCCGTATCGTATGGTGTACCGGTGGTGCACAAGGATTTTTTCAAGAAGCCGTAGAAGCCAGTACGGATGCCTACATCACGGGCGAAATTTCCGAAGCACAGTTTCATTTGGCTAATGAAACCGGCACCGCTTTTATCGGAGCAGGCCACCACGCTACGGAACGTTACGGCATACAAGCGCTGGGGGAGGCTCTTACCCGCGAATTCGGTGTGGAAACCCTTTTCTTCGACGAGCAGAATCCTGCATAA
- the prmC gene encoding peptide chain release factor N(5)-glutamine methyltransferase: MPQTLAEWIKTCPLPKLEARMLLQHATGYTRAQLITREHEVLEENVQTALNALACRRIQGEPMAYILGNREFYGRMFKVNPHVLIPRPETEHLVEAVIRYLPQGGKVWDLGTGSGIIAVTIALERPDAQVSASDISAAALQTAADNARALGAEVEFSCGSWFEAGRPSENHTFDIIVSNPPYIEAEDSHLQQGDLRFEPQSALTDFSDGLSCIRALAEGAQTYLKEGGRLMVEHGYNQGRAVQELFKQNGFHEIETLQDLAGQDRITLGTIGLEAV, translated from the coding sequence ATGCCGCAAACCCTCGCCGAATGGATAAAAACCTGCCCGCTGCCCAAACTGGAAGCACGGATGCTGCTGCAACATGCTACCGGTTATACCCGCGCCCAATTGATTACCCGTGAGCATGAAGTTCTCGAAGAGAATGTTCAGACGGCCTTAAATGCATTGGCTTGCCGTCGCATACAAGGAGAACCGATGGCCTATATTTTGGGCAATCGTGAATTCTACGGACGCATGTTTAAAGTCAATCCTCATGTATTGATACCGCGCCCGGAAACCGAACATTTGGTTGAGGCCGTTATCCGATATTTGCCTCAGGGCGGCAAAGTGTGGGATTTGGGTACGGGAAGCGGCATTATCGCAGTAACGATCGCGTTGGAGCGCCCTGATGCACAGGTTTCCGCTTCCGACATCAGTGCTGCCGCCTTGCAAACCGCTGCCGACAATGCCCGGGCATTAGGGGCGGAAGTTGAGTTTTCATGCGGTTCGTGGTTTGAGGCGGGGAGGCCGTCTGAAAACCATACTTTCGATATTATTGTTTCCAATCCCCCTTATATCGAAGCCGAAGACAGCCATCTGCAGCAGGGCGATTTGCGCTTCGAACCGCAGTCCGCACTCACCGATTTTTCAGACGGCCTGAGCTGTATCCGTGCTTTGGCCGAAGGTGCGCAGACTTATTTGAAAGAAGGCGGCCGCCTAATGGTTGAACACGGTTACAACCAAGGCCGGGCCGTACAGGAATTATTCAAACAAAACGGTTTTCACGAAATAGAAACTTTGCAGGATCTTGCCGGGCAAGACAGGATTACACTGGGAACCATCGGTCTTGAGGCCGTCTGA
- the rfaQ gene encoding putative lipopolysaccharide heptosyltransferase III produces the protein MQNKPHRILICKLRHHGDVLLATPVADVVKHVFPDCEVDMLVYQETADMVRNNRQLRRIFTIDRNWKKQGLLKQAACEFRLLKELKEQHYDWVLNLSDQWRAGILAKLCGRQSAGIAFQKRNNVLWKFCHTFLGKDLGNEHHITKHNLAVLGPLGFSLDHYHPEVRLDVCEADRLSLQNKLRGLGWQGEGYVLVHPGSRWIFKCWDDDKTMELLQRLLDSGENIVLTAAPDQRERRVLEQVTGRLKTTGNAKLWVLSGSLNLCELAAAIDRSKLFIGVDSAPMHMAAALDKPQVALFGPSWVSRWRPYSDKASVVWAGDYGDLPHPDSINTNDEKRWLGAIPVEAVWRAVQEKLVYLRSEAEHDSGEA, from the coding sequence ATGCAAAATAAACCGCATAGAATATTGATTTGTAAGCTTCGCCATCATGGTGATGTGTTGCTTGCTACTCCTGTGGCGGATGTAGTGAAGCATGTTTTCCCGGACTGTGAGGTGGACATGCTTGTGTATCAGGAAACCGCCGATATGGTTCGCAATAACCGCCAACTCCGGCGTATTTTTACCATAGACCGCAATTGGAAAAAACAGGGTCTATTGAAGCAGGCGGCTTGTGAATTTCGATTGCTGAAAGAATTGAAAGAACAGCATTATGATTGGGTGTTGAACTTATCCGATCAATGGCGGGCCGGCATATTGGCCAAATTATGCGGGCGGCAAAGTGCCGGAATTGCTTTTCAAAAGCGAAACAATGTATTGTGGAAGTTTTGCCATACTTTTCTCGGTAAAGACTTAGGGAATGAGCATCATATTACGAAACACAATTTGGCTGTCTTGGGTCCATTGGGCTTTTCTCTCGACCATTACCATCCCGAAGTGCGTCTTGATGTTTGCGAAGCTGACCGCTTGAGTCTGCAAAACAAATTGAGAGGGCTTGGTTGGCAAGGAGAGGGCTATGTGCTGGTGCATCCTGGATCGCGTTGGATATTCAAATGTTGGGATGATGATAAGACTATGGAACTGCTTCAGCGTTTGTTGGATAGCGGGGAAAATATCGTATTGACTGCCGCTCCTGATCAAAGAGAACGGCGTGTATTGGAGCAAGTAACAGGCCGTCTGAAAACTACCGGAAATGCAAAATTGTGGGTTTTGTCCGGTAGCTTGAATCTATGCGAGCTTGCTGCGGCTATTGACAGATCAAAATTATTTATTGGCGTGGATTCAGCACCTATGCATATGGCTGCGGCGTTGGATAAGCCGCAAGTTGCATTGTTCGGCCCCAGCTGGGTAAGCCGCTGGCGGCCCTATTCAGATAAAGCATCGGTAGTATGGGCAGGCGATTATGGCGATTTGCCGCATCCGGACAGTATCAATACCAATGATGAGAAGCGTTGGTTGGGTGCGATTCCTGTCGAAGCGGTATGGCGGGCTGTGCAGGAGAAGTTAGTCTATCTCCGGTCTGAAGCCGAACATGATAGCGGCGAAGCTTAA
- a CDS encoding amino acid permease — translation MIAIGGCIGTGLFMASGTAISSAGPGGALVAYAAIGLMVYFLMTSLGEMATYLPTSGSFSTYAARFVDPSLGFALGWNYWFNWVITVAADVVIAAVVVTYWEPMRFMAPWAWSLAFFSVIFLLNTLSVRAYGESEYWFALVKVVTVIVFLAVGVLTIFGILGGEYVGLTNMTMGDAPFLGGGFSGQFLTILGVFLIAGFSFQGTELIGITAGESEHPEESIPKAIKQVFWRILIFYILAILVIGLLIPYTSPQLLGADVNEIAKSPFTLVFERAGLAFAAAVMNAVILTSILSAGNSGMYASTRMLYAMAKNGLAYKQFSRTNEKGVPIFALFATAIIVLAIFLLQLASDKMYQYILAASGLTGFIAWLGIAISHYRFRRAYIAQGKDLKTLVYRAKWFPFGPLLALALCILVIIGQDTELVLKGSFDWDRVVITYMGLPVFLGFYFYHKLRYKTRKIPLEQVDLSQDAH, via the coding sequence ATGATTGCGATTGGGGGCTGTATCGGTACTGGGCTGTTTATGGCCAGTGGTACGGCTATCAGCTCTGCTGGTCCGGGTGGTGCGCTTGTTGCTTATGCAGCCATTGGACTGATGGTTTATTTTTTGATGACTTCGCTTGGGGAGATGGCAACTTACCTGCCGACTTCCGGTTCGTTCAGTACTTATGCTGCACGCTTTGTCGATCCTTCTCTTGGCTTTGCGTTGGGTTGGAACTATTGGTTTAACTGGGTGATTACTGTTGCGGCCGATGTGGTTATTGCAGCGGTTGTGGTTACATATTGGGAGCCGATGCGGTTTATGGCTCCGTGGGCATGGAGTTTGGCATTTTTCTCCGTGATTTTTTTATTAAACACCTTGTCGGTGCGGGCTTACGGTGAGTCGGAATACTGGTTTGCGCTGGTTAAAGTGGTTACGGTTATTGTGTTTTTGGCAGTGGGCGTGTTGACGATTTTCGGTATTCTTGGCGGTGAATACGTGGGTTTGACGAATATGACGATGGGTGATGCGCCGTTTTTGGGAGGCGGATTTTCCGGACAGTTTCTGACTATTCTGGGTGTTTTCTTGATTGCTGGTTTTTCGTTCCAAGGTACGGAGTTGATCGGTATTACTGCAGGTGAATCCGAGCACCCTGAGGAAAGTATTCCTAAAGCCATCAAGCAAGTATTTTGGCGGATTTTGATTTTTTATATTCTGGCTATTTTGGTGATAGGTTTATTGATTCCTTATACCAGTCCCCAATTGTTGGGTGCGGATGTAAACGAAATTGCCAAATCGCCTTTTACGTTGGTGTTTGAACGGGCGGGGTTAGCGTTTGCAGCGGCCGTGATGAATGCGGTTATTCTGACATCGATTTTATCTGCCGGTAATTCGGGCATGTATGCTTCCACACGTATGTTGTATGCGATGGCAAAAAACGGTTTAGCCTATAAACAGTTTTCTCGAACTAATGAAAAAGGTGTTCCGATATTTGCTTTGTTTGCAACGGCAATTATTGTGCTGGCGATTTTTTTGTTGCAGTTGGCAAGCGATAAGATGTATCAATATATTCTTGCCGCCTCGGGATTGACCGGTTTTATTGCGTGGCTGGGCATTGCCATCAGCCACTATAGATTCCGCCGTGCTTATATCGCTCAGGGTAAAGATTTGAAGACGTTGGTCTATCGCGCCAAGTGGTTTCCGTTTGGCCCTTTATTGGCGTTGGCTTTGTGTATTTTGGTGATTATCGGCCAAGATACCGAATTGGTGTTGAAAGGCAGTTTTGACTGGGATCGCGTGGTTATCACTTATATGGGGTTGCCGGTGTTCTTGGGTTTTTATTTCTACCATAAACTGCGCTATAAAACACGTAAGATTCCATTGGAACAGGTGGATTTGAGTCAAGATGCACATTGA